In Thermococcus sp. 21S7, the genomic window AATGCATGGACGCTCTCACTGACGCTCCAGAGCTGGTAGACAAGCTCGAACTCGCCTTCCTTGAGCCAGTCGACGACGCTTATCTGGATGAGCATCTCGAACTTCTCACTCGCGAGTTCGAGGAACTCCTTTATCCTGTCCGCCGGGACTTTGAACTCAACGCGCCTCTCGCGCCTGACATTGCCCTCTGCGTAGGGTGCCTTCTCAAGCACCTCCGCGACCAGCTTCCCCTCTTTGGTATCGGGGAGCTTTGGGGCCTCCACTTCCGGAACCTCCTGGGGCTTCTGATCCTCAATCTTCTCCCCGACCTTGGGCTTCTCGTTCATATCCATGCCAGCCACCTCCTGGCGTCCTTCTCGCGCCATCCTTCTCCAAACAGCTCGTCCTGATTCTTCCGGTAGTACTCGTAGTTCTCCCTATAGCGCTTCCAGCCGTCGGCGGTTCCATCCTCTATCTTGCGCATTATCTCCATTATTCCGTCCATAACTGCTTCCGGCCTTGGCATGCATCCGGCTATCGCCACGTCAACAGGCAGATACTTGTCGAACTGCTTGACCACGTTGTAGGAGTCCCAGTAGACTCCGCCGTTTATCGGG contains:
- a CDS encoding NADH-quinone oxidoreductase subunit C translates to MDMNEKPKVGEKIEDQKPQEVPEVEAPKLPDTKEGKLVAEVLEKAPYAEGNVRRERRVEFKVPADRIKEFLELASEKFEMLIQISVVDWLKEGEFELVYQLWSVSESVHAFVRTRIPRENAKMPTVMDIWPVAETYEREAHEFFGIVFEGNPRLGPFILEPREYEKHPFRKDFNTLGYVKTIYGEDFDRYDESKTNYVI